Sequence from the Gadus chalcogrammus isolate NIFS_2021 chromosome 21, NIFS_Gcha_1.0, whole genome shotgun sequence genome:
GACTTGGGGAGGGCAGGTATCTTAACAGTATGCAAACCACGAATACGTAATATTGTGAGGTTATAACGCCGTACTTATAACCATGCAAGAGGCCAGATATCATTCTTAAACTGTtcattttctgtgtttttctatCCTATGTCCTGGAATAACAGCTAAGCCCCTGTGCGAGCCTCAGCTAGCCAGCAAGCTACACGATTAAACCACATTTAAAATGAATGTATGGAAGTGGACGAGCGAACGTTTTGCAACTCACCATAGCTGCGAGTGAATGCCACTCAACCCTGTAAACAATCGTCTGTAAATAATATTACAAACGAAGTAATAGTATGAAATAATCCCAAATATCGAATACGCTAACTTGTCCCGTTGGGGGACATTTTATATCCCATAATGCAATATGGTTTGTTTCTCCCAGAAAGGAAGCatataaccctaacctctagtTCCCCTAGTGGCTGCAACCCGCAACCTCTCCCATTTGTTTAGGTCTATCAGAGTGGTTCTCAAACGTTTTTTTCTACCACCCCCTTCACCggcataatttttttattttatatatgcGTTATATTTGGTAATGAACATTAAAATGGTGAAAATAGGCTTGCTTAACATTTAGTGAGAAACATGGGCCGTTTCATACAACTGTTGGCTAATCTCTCCCCTAAAGAAGCACAATGCCATGGGAGGGTCAGAGCATGTAGAGGTGAATCCCATTCCAATATATTCTTCCTGAAACTGAAGACATATTGTTTTTTCTGGATGTCTTTTTCATGGATTGTCCTTTGTCCTTGTTTTCAGAAATACATTTCAACCACTTGTCAATTTTCTTGATTTTATATTGTCTAGCTTTCAGAATTTAAACTGGCTCAGGGTGAAAATAAAACagtaaagcttatttttttttctatccccctgcagtactccaaGGTACCCATAGGGGTACTAGTTCCCtcatttgagaaccactggtccatGAGACCCGTTCAAATAATTCTAggcattaaaggcacccagtgcaactttcgaggcttaaaaataaacattcaatttctagtcttttttacacgtagtaagtttcaataactccataccattgcataccgacattcaagcagcaaagacgagacgttgttgtgtggtgagaactgatagaaaatcgataacaacaacaatgccgccattttctttattttttgtaacctacaataaataaagcaggcttccagtcaatggaaaaatggcttctccccaccggcgattgttgttgtttacgattttctatcagttctcaccacacaacggcgtctcatctttgctccttgaatgtcgatatgtaatggtatggagttattgaaacttactacgtgtaaaaaagactagaaattgaatgtttatttttaagcctcgaaagttgcactgggtgcctttaatgccTAGAATTATTTGAACGGGTCTCATggaacagtggttctcaaatgaGGGAACTAGTACCCCTATGGGTACCttggagtactgcagggggatagaaaaaaaaataagctttactGTTTTATTTTCACCCTGAGCCAGTTTAAATTCTGAAAGCTAGACAATATAAAATCAAGAAAATTGACAAGTGGTTGAAATGTATTTCTGAAAACAAGGACAAAGGACAATCCATGAAAAAGACATCCAGAAAAAACAATATGTCTTCAGTTTCAGGAAGAATATATTGGAATGGGATTCACCTCTACATGCTCTGACCCTCCCATGGCATTGTGCTTCTTTAGGGGAGAGATTAGCCAACAGTTGTATGAAACGGCCCATGTTTCTCACTAAATGTTAAGCAAGCCTATTTTCACCATTCTAATGTTCATTACCAAATATAACgcatatataaaataaaaaaattatgccGGTGAAGGGGGTGGTAGAAAAAAACGTTTGAGAACCACTCTGATAGACCAAAACAAATGGGAGAGGTTGCGGGTTGCAGCCACTAGGGGAactagaggttagggttatatACTTCCTTTCTGGGAGAAACAAACCATATTGCATTATGGGATATAAAATGTCCCCCAACGGGACAAGTTAGCGTATTCGATATTTGGGATTATTTCATACTATTACTTCGTTTGTAATATTATTTACAGACGATTGTTTACAGGGTTGAGTGGCATTCACTCGCAGCTATGGTGAGTTGCAAAACGTTCGCTCGCTCGACATATTGTTTTTTCTGGATGTCTTTTTCATGGATTGTCCTTTGTCCTTGTTTTCAGAAATACATTTCAACCACTTGTCAATTTTCTTGATTTTATATTGTCTAGCTTTCAGAATTTAAACTGGCTCAGGGTGAAAATAAAACagtaaagcttatttttttttctatccccctgcagtactccaaGGTACCCATAGGGGTACTAGTTCCCtcatttgagaaccactggtccatGAGACCCGTTCAAATAATTCTAggcattaaaggcacccagtgcaactttcgaggcttaaaaataaacattcaatttctagtcttttttacacgtagtaagtttcaataactccataccattgcataccgacattcaagcagcaaagatgagacgttgttgtgtggtgagaactgatagaaaatcgataacaacaacaatgccgccattttctttattttttgtaacctacaataaataaagcaggcttccagtcaatggaaaaatggcttctccccaccggcgattgttgttgtttatgattttctatcagttctcaccacacaacgacgtctcatctttgctccttgaatgtcgatatgtaatggtatggagttattgaaacttactacgtgtaaaaaagactagaaattgaatgtttatttttcattgaatgtttacataaagttgcaccgGGTGCCTTTAAGGATTAATATTTagagaaataataaaaattcCAGCATTTTGAGAAAAACAACCTCAATTCCCTGTGTCTCTTGTGGGCCGGTGTAGGCCTAGGGTTCTACCTCTCTCTTGCACAACAAAAAGAGACTGAAAATTGAGGGGTACGTCTAATATTTAAAAAGATGAATGGGAATTTCCATGCATCAGCACATAATACATATATTTCAGAATAATATAGATATTTCTTATCTCAAACAAACAAGCTCACTAGTATTgtataaaaacacatttaatgtGACAATATTAGTGGCTCTACAAAATAAGCACACACTTTGtgtaaaaaaaggaaacaaaatgTATGGCTGTTTTGCTGCACATCATAGACGGTCTGATCAATGAACAACTAATCAATTCTATTCATAGTGGGTTTGAACCGGCCCTGCCTCTTTGATGTTCCACTCCGACACGGCCCAACTCAACACTCGCGCAACAGCATCATGATCTCTCTTCTTTAATATGTTACCATGTCCATTTCACTGTAAAACCTATCACTGTACATAGGAAAATACAAACATATCAAAGTAATGGAGTACGGAAGAAAAGAACACTGAACAAACACAGAAGTCAAAGAGGGCTTAAGCAATGGGGCAGGTTAATAGAGATGTAACGATAGACAATGAGCCACATGAAGGTTTATTTATTGGGAAAAGTGTTATTGAGTTACTATCACTACCCTGCTCAGACCGGGTTGGGTTGAGTTTGGTCTCCAATCAGCAGGAGAGGGCTCCAGTGAAGCAGCCTGCCATCACAGGCCTAAGCTTGCCTTACGATTTCACATACAAAAAATAGGAGGCATGGCATCGGTTTTGCACATTTGTCAGTTTTGTGTCATAGCAAACAATGTATTAAAGAGTTAAGAAAACCATACTAATGGCATAAAACATGCTTTTACACTTTTGGATGATAatagaaaaaaagttttaaaaaagtCATACAAAAAGAATGGCGTCTGTTTCCAACAGTGGTTTGTACATGAGCGCTGATACTAAACCTCCTGATAAAAAAATACCCTGAAAGAGTTTATTCACACTTGAAATACCTGAATATATGTGAAATTAAGAAATCACAACGGTTATGTCACTCTGCTGTTACTGATCATCTGACATTTCTTTTGTAATGGCTCTGGTGAATCGTTTATGTCACTCTGCTGTTACTGATCATGTGACATTTCTTTTGTAATGGCTCTGGTGAATCTGCTCATTCGTTTGCTCTCCACCGCGGTCATCTTGGGGTCGGACCGGAGGCGGTAGAGCAGAGGTCTACACCTCAGCCTTGTTCTTGTAGTGCTCCGCTGTCAGGCTCTCctcgtgctcctcctcctcctcaggtacCTGGTGCACAGGGGCGTTCATTAGGGGTTGCTTATACGCCAGTATTCTtgcttgatcctgattggtcaataacgCTTCAAGGCTGTCACTTATTTCTCAATGATGGGACCCCTCGGCTTCTTAACGGTTCTCAATCAGTTTGATTAAAACATTTATACGCTTGTAGCACCGCAGAATAATATGTTGTATAAGCATATTAAAGGCTCTTTCCTTGTTTTTGGAAAATAACATTGACCTGCTACGGTGGTGGTTATCAAACTGGGCTTTCACTCAGCCTGACCCCCCGTGTCATCTCTTATGAACCAACAATGGGAACGCCTGATGTGTTCATTACTTACAAAGCTCTTGGGGTGTATTGATTTTTAATAGGACAAAATAATGAGGGATGGTAATTGTGGCTTAAAAAAGCAGTTTCTGTGATTTATATTGCCTAATACTGCATGAATCATGCTTTTTAAAGGAGTAACATATTTCCTTTCAGTATATTTACACCCGAGGAGAAGCAATCATGTAGGCCAATTTGTTTGAGTGGTTTTCTGTCTGTGTATTCATTCTTAGTTACCTCCCAGTAAATTGAGTCATCAAAGCAGTTTTGGTCAGGAGGTTGAGCCCAGAATGGTAGTTTCATGATGAACCCTGGGAATGGAAAAGAAAATGCTTTTCACACCTTgacacacatttatatttatattactaCATTAGATGCAATAATTCACACACTGTCAGGATATCTCTATCATGTTGTTTGTGTACACACCTGTTATGACGCCCCCGACCAAAGCAAATCCAAGTGATGAGGCCAGAGCAGCTGCTTGCATGGCAGCTTTACCGCTGAAAACAAACAagagacaaaatcaaacaaaatacAAACGAAAGATTTTGGAAATTCTAATCGTCCTTTTCAACCTGAAAAGGTTACCTctagcagcctctagtggctcGAGTTGCAGCTACAGCTATAGTTAATCATTTTGAGACGGCTACTATGTCGGGGTCCAAAAGGAGTTATCGAGAAAAAATCCATTCATAAGATTGATTCATGGATGGGTGTGCTTTATTCACGATCTGGAAGGTCGGCTGGTGCAGGATTACAAATCAGAACACATGTGTCTGTAAGCTTACTGCTTTTCCATGCAAGTCTGTTAAACACATGGAGAAGCAGCATGCGAGAAGCGTGGTGAGCGGGTTAGCCCTCAGAGGTGTGTGTACCTACTCCTTTTTCCCAAGGGCCACGGCCACGATGCCGGCCAGGCCGCCCAGGATCCCAGGCATGCCGTGCAGGTTGTGGACGCCACACGTGTCCTGGATTCCCAGTTTGGCGGCCAGAATGGGCTGCGACCAGGATAACAGCATtacaattatttgtattttgtatcaaTCTATGAATCAACATTCATAGATTCATTAATCTTTTTTAACTTATCCGTTGAGGTTCACTCACAGACAAGTATTTGAAGCCCAGAGTGGAGATGATTCCCGCCACAAATCCAATCAACATGGCTCCGAAGGGTCCGATGTTCATGTCAGCGCAGGTTCCGACGGCAACGCCCCCAGCCAGGGTCGCGTTCTGAATGTGGACCTAAAGTGTAATGTGCAGTcattagaagaagaaaaaaacacatcaatGTGCCTACGTGACATTCCTCACATTGTGTTGCATTGGGTGGGTCGGACACTGTGATGGGCTAGGGTGTCTGACGTGaaaggaagcacacacacacacacacacacacacacacacacacacacacacacacacacacacacacacacacacacacacacacacacacacacacacacacacacacacacacaaacacgcacgcacatccaTGTCTGCATCCTATTTGTAATCATCTCTGATAAGGGAAGCTGGCCCGTTGCTCATGAATGAGGCTGTGTCCTAGCTCCTCATGGTAATTGCTTACTCTGGCCATGGCAGCATTACCAGACCCCTGGGCGTCTCCTCACCATGTCCAGCTTGCCCTTGTGCTCCACCAGGCAGGAGATGGCATAAGCAGAGACCACGCAGGCCGCCAGGGACAGGTAGGTGTTGATCACCGCCATCAGCTGCGTGTAGCCGGGTTCGGCGATGGCGGAGTTGAAGCTCGGCCAAAACATCCAGAGGAAGACGGTTCCTGGATTGAGAATGGTCGTCATATGTCTATAGTCTCTATATTACTTTGACAGAATTTAGTTGTAACAGCTCGACAACAGTGGCCTTGAGAACAGTGCGGTCCCTTACCGATCATGGCAAACAGATCAGAGTGGTAGACTGAGCCGTCGTTCTCGTGTCCGTTCTTGAGGCCAGGCCGGTACAGAACCCGAGCGACCGCCAGGCCAAAGTAGGCTCCGAAGGCGTGGATGATCATGGAGGCCCCTACGTCGTTCGCCTAGGGGTCGGAGGAGTGCAGCAAGCAAGCCTCGTCAATGCTACAGCGATGGGTCAATGTCAGGTTCTGTGAATGCTGGGTTAGTGGGTCCTTCACCTTAAATACGTTAGCCACCAGGTGTTCATTGATGGCGAAGATCCCGATCTCCAGCACGGTCATGATGAGCAGCTGGACCAGGCTGGTCTTTCCCAGGACGGCTCCAAACGAGATCAGGACTGTGGCTGTGCTGAAGTCTGCGTTGATTATCCTGTCATTGAGGGTTAGGAGTAACACAGATGAGGCCGGAGGCAAATCCCAAAGAAAAGGGGACAGCAGTGGAAAGTATCAACGTCTACGATATTAATAACAATCTTCTGGGTAAATGTATTGTCATTTTTTTATCTGAGTTCTATCATACAAAGTTATCGCTTTGATTCTGTTGAAAAAGTGCTCTATAAATGGAATTAATTATCAGCCTCAGTAGTTAGGCCTTTGCTGGCAAGGCCCTAATTAGGGCAATTCCGGGCCAAGCAGGTGTTCAAACAAGTAACTCTTTGAAAAGCCTTGACAACGCGCATGACGTTCCCCACTAGTTTTAGTAAGCTCattttttccactcattgcccTCGATGGCGGCTTGAGACAGAAGGACACAGAACACCACACTACCCCATCAGTGCTATGCAAGTTCCGCTCTGGATCCTGGTGTGGAGCATTTTGTATTTGTGAGCTGTGCTCGTCTTGACCTGTATATGACTTGTCGTGTGAGctttgtaaaatgtaaatgaggTTCATGTTATTTTGGTCAGCATCCTGTGAGTCGCCAACGTCTCAGTCACACGTCATCCTGAAGGTATAGGCTTTCACGTTGACTGCATGCCAACACCCCATGTTTGCAGGCTGACCAAATGTGATCTTTGAAAGACCACCTTCTGAGGAGTGGCTGTGTTGCGTGCAGTGGCCGTTCCAGACCATTTCAACTTAGGGGGCCAAGGCTAACCCTTTTTCTAATCAAAGGGCCATAAGACCATGTTAATGCTGGGGTCTGTCGTTCGTTTTAACATCAGTGGTTCATTGGCCTGCGCCAAAGAACATTAACTTTTCCCCGACAGTCCACCTGAGGAAATTGACCTACTTGAAGATGTTGATCTTGATCTTGCCGTCCGTCAGGTGCCAGAAGCCCTGGGTCAGCAGGCCCCACTGCAGGCCAAAGGCGGCCAGCAGCAGGTTACCGCCCACGCTGCTGAAGCCGTACCTCTTCAGGAAGGTCATGAGGAAGCCAAAGCCGATGAAGATCATCACGTGGACATCCTGGAACACTGGAGACACGCGCCAGGTTAGAAGGCGTTGGCTCCACCATCACGTCCCTTCAAATGCTTTCGTGCAATCATTGTGTCACCTACACGCAATGAAAGCATTACATAAAAACACCACAGAGATCACAGACCCACCACCTCGATTTCCATGCACTAAAACCTTGATGTGATGCCGCGGAGGCCCGCAGAGTAGACCCCATCGTGGGTCAAAGGCTAGGCTCTTTGACTTTGTTGTTGGAATGCTTCATTATTGGACTGCCACGCAATGAGAGTTCCCCAGGGAGTAGAAAGCGTTGCAAATACGGATGTGTCCCATGCAGGGCATAGTGGGTTCAGTATAACGTTGTGAATGAGACTGTGATTCCTGCTGATCTTGTCAGCTttgtggtcacacacacacacaaactcgtgTCAACATTAACACTGCATGATCTCAATAAACCCTCGCCTTTTAAGGCTCCCAAAGCGAACGGAACTCGCAAACCCATTAGTCCCTGTTAGTTCCAGTTGTCACTACATCGGAGGAGGTTGAACTCAATCTCAAGGCACTCTTGTCACTGGAATGTGTTATTTGCGTGAGTCCCTGCTGTGGTAACACGCAGCTTGAGGCCAGCTCTTTGTTGTCTGTAGAGCAGCTGGATCATGTAGCTGCTGGAGTTCATGAAGACCAGGCCTGGCTCGTAGGGAAAAGAACGTGGTcccatttattttattgaaagaaTGTAATTAAATATTGTgtaaaatacaatattattgtattgtatatcattgtatggtggggggtgggggggacatcTGGAACAAATCCCCCATGTGACAGGGAACAGAGAAGGAGGGGACCGGGGGAGTAACATTAAGCATGCAGTGTCGAGATAAGAGAGGGGCGGTTTGAAACTTTGGAAACGTTTTTGGAGACTGTGCCAATGGTTTTCTACTAGAACAGTAAAGTCCATCATCATTTGGAGACTGTGCCAATGGTTTTCTACTAGAACAGTACagtccatcatcatcatttgttTGCAATAAGGAAACACTGACACATACCTACAAAGCATGGTCCTAAATATAATAAAAGGCATGAAtagcaaaacaaacaataagATGATTCACGTCTCTATCGATTAACTAGAAAAATACATGCAAAACCGACAAAAAATctagaactgtgtgtgtgtgtgtgtgtgtgtgtgtgtgtgtgtgtgtgtgtgtgtgtgtgtgtgtgtgtgtgtgtgtgtgtgtgtgtgtgtgtgtgtgtgtgtgtgtgtgtgtgtgtgtgttctagtcaTGTTATGTTTGTTCTAATGTGCACAAAAAATTGCACGGTAGATCTGCAATCTAATATTTAACACCCCAATGCCAGCTGTGAGATGGAAAGGCCTCATCCATGCAAAAAGCTTCTGTAATCAAGATTTGCATTTACAGTACATACTATTTACTTACACTATTGGCTAACTCTCAATTGCTGCTGTTGattatagcttttcaatttgcaTGGCCCGAGGCATCATGCGATGCTACATCATAAGTTAAAGCGACTTTTACTTTTAGAAATGATTTTAACTAACTATGATTTGTGAAAAACACGGTGTATATTCTCCTTGTTCTATGTTTGTTTTAACCAGAAAATACTGAAGACAGGTGTACGCATTATGTTACATGTCTACAATAGGGCTTGCTTCAAACCGCACATCCAGATACTGTTTGGAGAGTGAGCAGTGGAGGGTTTAGAATGCAGCCCGTTTCAGTTGCCATGGCACCCAGGTTATACCAGACGGTCTTCTTAAAAGACGGTTGTATGGTAGAGATGTTACAAAGTTTAATGTCTATCCCAATCATAATCGTTATCGTATATTTACCGAAATATAAATCTGGCTAAGAAAGGGAGCAGTGatgataaatataaaaaacagaGAGGTAGAGTGATACTGAATCTCAATTGGAATAGAGTTGTTTTCTATTCCTCTGCACTTTGCTCATTGCTATTCACACTTCATCTGATTAATCTTCTTCttgattcaattcaattcctTCGTATTTGTATAACCCTTAAACACTCTCAAAGGAGCATAGCCTAGCCCCTTAAAGGGCAAGAAACAAAATCTTAATAATTAGAAAGGAAGAAATCTTCAGAAAGAACGCAGCGTtggggatccccccccccccttccaggaTTGGTTAAGAGTGCAATGGGGGGCAAACCGTTTTAGATTTTGGTCTGCCAAAAACGTTCCCAAGAAACACTATCTGTGTTATTGAAGCTAAATTGAACACTGAATGTTAAATCCTTCAGCAAGCATTTAGCTAGCATCTGGAATGATGCGATGAAATAGGCCTGCATGACTTTTAATGGAAAATATGACATTCTCACAAACATTACAGGATTTAGGTGTGATATTGAATCAAACGTTGAATGCCATTTGGGGGTTCTCACAGGGGATTACAAACCGAGGGTTAAGATGAATTCAGCCTACTGCCTGCCCCAAGCTCACGAAGAGTCGCGCCGGGGCTCTGAGACACAGGGCGGCCTGCGGGTCTACGCATGGGCGCAGATCCCTGGGGGACGAAGGGGACATGTCCCCTCCAACTTCTGAAAAACAAGTTTTTCAGAAGTtgtatataaattatttctAAATGCATTTGATTGAAAAGAATAGGTATTTATTCGAAGC
This genomic interval carries:
- the rhag gene encoding ammonium transporter Rh type A, translated to MPAYATTMRIKFPVLALGLEVVTIILFALFAEYDDGKGHHPEPGNSTPHAAPEDPMSLYPMFQDVHVMIFIGFGFLMTFLKRYGFSSVGGNLLLAAFGLQWGLLTQGFWHLTDGKIKINIFKIINADFSTATVLISFGAVLGKTSLVQLLIMTVLEIGIFAINEHLVANVFKANDVGASMIIHAFGAYFGLAVARVLYRPGLKNGHENDGSVYHSDLFAMIGTVFLWMFWPSFNSAIAEPGYTQLMAVINTYLSLAACVVSAYAISCLVEHKGKLDMVHIQNATLAGGVAVGTCADMNIGPFGAMLIGFVAGIISTLGFKYLSPILAAKLGIQDTCGVHNLHGMPGILGGLAGIVAVALGKKDGKAAMQAAALASSLGFALVGGVITGFIMKLPFWAQPPDQNCFDDSIYWEVPEEEEEHEESLTAEHYKNKAEV